The sequence GAAACGGCCATGAAAATTTCCTCCTACACCGGCGGCATGGCGCAGACGAACGGATATCTGGTGGAGACGCCGGATGGGAATTTCCTGGTCGATGCGCCGGAAGGGATCTCCGGTTGGCTCGATGAAAAAGGGGTGCGCATCGATGCGCTTTACCTGACCCACCAGCATTACGATCACGTGGAGGATGTGGCGCTGGTCCGGGCGAAGGGCGCAAAAGTCCATGCCTGGGCACATTACTCGAAGGATCTCACGCTGGAATTGCTCGGTGCGCCATGGATTCCCGCAGTGGAGCCCTATCAGGTGGACGGCCTGATTCCGGAAGGGGTGGGCCGGTATTTCGGCGCGGATGATGTCAGGGCGGCACATGTTCCGGGTCACTCGCCGGACAGCGTGATCCTGTATCTCCCCGGCGCCGGGGTTGTGTTCGCGGGGGACGCGCTTTTCGCAGGTTCCGTGGGCCGCTGCGACCTGCCGGGCGGTAGCTTCGAGCTTCTTCTTTCCGGGATACGCAGGGAGCTGCTGACTCTCCCGGACGAGACAAAAGTCCTCCCCGGCCACGGCGGGGCGACGACGATAGGCCGGGAAAAGGCGGGCAACGGATTCCTGAAGTGAGGTGCGGAAATCACTCCGGCACGACGAGCGCCCTGGGCGGGGCTTTGAGAAGGATCTCCTTCTGTGCTTCCGGCGGGGAGGTGAAATGGACGTTTTCCCAATCCGGCCTGCCGAGCAGGCCGGTGCCGCGGAACTGGAAGAGGCCGTAGAAGGGGCGCAGCGGCAGGGTGAGCAGGCCTAACAGGCCGCGTGCGTTCAGGCGTATCGTGAAGTCGATGGTCTTGGCGGCGAGATCGACCTCGCCGTCGCCCGCAAAGGTGACGGATGTTGTGGCCGTCTGGAAATCACGGGTGCGGAGGATGCCGTCCTTGATGTCGAAGGTGAAGAAGGCCGACTTGGCGCGCTCGAAACCCATGCGTTTGTCGTTGAGGACGGCTGCCATCACCGGGGAGAGCGGGCCGAAGACTGGCACGGAAAACAGTGCGGCGTCCTCCAGGCCCATGAGACCTTGCCCGGACATTGTCCTGGCATCCGCCCCGGTGATGCCGAATTCGATGCGCCCGGTGACAAGCCCCCCGCCCTCCATTTCGAAATCGTAGGCGGTGGCCAGCGCGGGCATCGAGAGCTTGGACCAGCTCAGTTCTCCGCCGAAGCGGGATTTCCCGGAGTGGAGGAGATCGCCCGCCACCGTGCCATCGAAGGCGCCCAGGGAAAGGCCGGAGATGGCGACCGTATCTCCCTTGATCGAGACGGTCGCCTCCGGTTCGCTCACCGTGATGTCCTCCCCGAGAAACTTGTAATCCGCCTTTCCCGAGGTGCTGAATTTCACCGTGAGATCGGTGCGGCCCTGAGGGGTGACATCGACGACGCCGGAGCCGCTCAGGGAGGGCGGGCGGTGGAAGCGGTACTGCTCGAGGTCATCGGCGATCTTCGGTGCGAAGAAACGGACCATGGGCGCCGCCCAGATATCACCGGACACGGCCTCGACACCTATGGTCTTGCTGGGTGCGTCGTAGCGGATCCTGCCGACCGAGGCGGTTCCCTCGCGTGGCCCGCCGTGGGCTTTTCGCAAGGGGTAACGGGAGTAGTCAAAGGTCACGCTGCCATCGTGAAAGTCGAGTTCACCGTGGTTGACCCGGAACGAACAGCCGGCGGACTTCACCGGCACGCCCCTGTAGGAGAGGTTGCGGACGGTGCCGTGGCCCTTGTAGTCCCAGGCGTGGCGATCCTTGAGGTCGAAGGAACCCTCGAGGAAAATCTCGGTGGAAGGGTTTTCGTTTTCGGTGAAATCCCCGATGACGATCTCAAGCGGTTGCCCTGGGAAAAACGGCTTGAAGAGCGGCGCGGGCAGGGTGGAGTGCAGGGCGAGCCGCGCCTTGCTGTCCTGCACCAAGAGCTTGGCCTCCGCCGCCCCGTCCGGGCGGGTGAGCTTGAGATCCCGCAGGAACAGGTCCCCGTCCTGCCATGAGAACCATGTTTCGAGCGAGTCGAAGGAAACGCCGCGGAACATCACGGATTCGCAGAGAGCATGGCCGGTGAGGTGCACGGATGGCGCGGAATCCTCATGGAGATCGAAATCGCCGGCCGCCTGGAGACGCTGGCCGCCGCCGATGAGCAGATCGACGCCGATGGGCGCGGAGAGCCATGATTTCAGCAGGCGGGGGATATCGATGGAGGACTCGATGTCAAAGCGCCCCTCCTTGGATCCCAGCCGATAATCGGCGTGGCCGGAAATATTCCCCCTGGCATCCTGTGCGGAGAAAGAGCTGACCGTGAGCAAATATCCGTCGAGCGAGCCGCGGCCGCTGAGGTTTTCCAGGCGGTATTGCTGTTTCTCCACGGAGGCCGCCTCGATGCGGAAGTCGGCCTTGATGCTGGCCTTGTCCTTGAGGTTTCCGTTGATATCGACGTGCACCTTGGGCTGGGTTTCCGTTCCGAAATCCCATTGCTTGAGCTCGCTGAGTATCCTTGCGATCACCTCCCTGCGCCGTCCCTCGTTTTTCTCATCCTCGGAGCGGCTTCCCGATCCGGTGCCGCCTCGCAGCCTTGCGGCGACGGTGACGCCGACGCCGCCCACCTCGCCGCGCCCGTCGCGGATCTCGATGGCGTTGTCCTCCGTCACCATGATGGTGCCGTAGATCCCGGTGAAGCCCAGCGAGTCTCCGGAAGGTTTTTTCGGATCCACGGGGAGCAGCAGCCGGGCGTTCCTGAGGACGGCTTTCCTGATCCTGAATTCGCCTCCCGCGAGTTTCGCGTAATCGAGCGCCAGCTCCGCGCGCTCCAGCCGCGAGATTTCATGGATGCGCTCCGGTTCCGCGAAGATACGGACGTTCTGGGCGATGACGCCGCGCAGCGGGACATAGGTGAGGGCGGCGATCTTGACGTGCACCCCGTGCTTGGAAATCTCCTGCTCGATGGCCTCCCGCCATTCGTCGGGCAGGCCGGTCTTGTTCGCCCAGTACAGGCCTGCTCCGCATAGCGGGATGAGCGCGAACAGGATCAGCCAGACGGCTGTCCGGAGATTGTGCACGATGTGGAAACGGAGCATGGCGTGGAGGACGCGCTAAGGTATCACACCTGCCGCGCGAAAGGAAAAGAAAGCGGAGCGCCCGGGGGCGGGGCGGCCGATGATCAGATGGTCGATGAGCTTGATCTGCATGATCTCCGCCGCCTTGACGAGTCCCTCGGTGATCCTGTGGTCGGCTCGGCTCGGGGATGGGTCGCCGGAGGGGTGGTTGTGGATGAGGATGAATCCGTAGGCGTTGCGCGAAATCACGGGACGCATGATTTCGCGCGGATGTGCGGTGGTTTCGTTCACCGTGCCGATCGATACCGTGGTCGTGCTGGTGTGCTCCAGGCGTGAGTTCACCGTCACTACGACGGCGTTTTCATTGGGGAGATTGCCGAGTTGGTGAGCAAAGTGGTCATAGATCAGATCCGGGGAGTCGAGCGGAAGTGACTTGATCTTTTCGCGCGAAAGGCGGCTGCCGAGCTCGAAGGCGGCGGCCAGCTTGCATGCCTTCGCAAGCCCGATGCCCTTGTTGTTCATGTATTCGGAAACGGGCAGCCTGCGGAGTTCCTGGAGCCCGCCGTATTTCTCCAGCAAGTCGCCGGCCACCTGGATCACGTTGCGCCCTTTGTGGCCGGAGCCCAGGAAAATGGCCATCAGCTCCTCGTTGCTCAGCGAGGCAACACCGTACTTGTCGATCTTCTCGCGGGGAAGATCGTGGTCTCCGGATTCGTTGAGCAGGGACATGATTGGGCAAATGCTAAAAGGCTGGAAACTGAAATGCTAAGATAAGGCAGTGATAAATCGGAGGGCGGCGAGTAAATCTCATTTCAGTTTTCAGCTTTCACTCAATGTTCTGGATCTGCTCGCGGAGCTTCTCCAGTTCTGTTTTGGCCTCGACGACGGTCTGCGCGATGAGCGCGTCGTTGGCCTTGGATCCGATGGTGTTGAACTCGCGGAAAAGTTCCTGGCAGAGGAAATCGAGCGAGCGTCCCGAGGGCTCGGTGGAGTGGAGGTATTCGTGGAACTTCGCGAAGTGCGAGTGGAGCCGGGTAAGTTCCTCGGAAATGTCGCAGCGGTCGGCGAAAAGCGCGATCTCGCGCACCAAGCGTTCGTCATCCATTTCCAGCGGGAGGCCTAGATCGGAAAGCCGTTTCAGCAGCAGTTCGCGCTGGCGTGCGGGACGGGAAGGGGCATGGCCCGCAATCGTCTGCGTGAAAGCCATGAGCTGGCCGAGGCGGGCGAGGAAATCTTCCTGCAGGTGCTTGCCCTCGGCGGCGCGCATGGAGTTGAGGTTTGCGATCGCCTGCCCCAATGCGGGTGAAATCGCCTCCCATGCCTGCTCGTGATCGATCGCATCGGACTCTCCGATCTCCAGGATCCCGGGTTGGCGCAGGAAGTCCGTCGGTGTTGGCAACAGCTGCCGTCCGATGATGAGCGAAAGGTCGGAGAACGCCGATTCGAAGGATCTGGCCAAGGCGGGGCTGATCCGGATCTGGTCGGAAACGGCTCCTTCCGGCTTTTCCAGCTTGATCGCGAGTTGCACGCGCCCGCGCGAGATGTGGGGGAGGATCGCCTGCCTGACGCTGCTCTCCAGAGTCTGAAGCGCGCGCGGGAGGTTGACGACGATTTCCGCCTGCTTCCGGTTGATCGAGGATGCCTCGACGCTGGCCGTCCATTCGTCCGTGCTGTGGGTTCCGCGGCCGAAGCCGGTCATCGATTGCATGGAAGCGATTCAAGGGGCACCCGGACGGCTTGTCGATGGCGGACTTGTGGACGGCAATCAGGCGCCCGTTGCCGCCATTACGCCCTGCATGATGATCTGCAGCGTTGTCTTCCCCCGGAAGGTGTTGCGGTCGATTGTGAACGCGATGTCCCACGGCGGATCCGGCAATGCGTGCTCGCCGCCGCCGAAGAAGACCGCGTCCTGTTCATGATAACCCTGCCGCAGTGTCAGGCGGAGGTGCTTGTTTTTCATGTGGAAGGGCGGGCGGCTGAGCTCGACGTTGCGCGAAACGAACACCGGTTGGGGGTTTGCATTTCCGAAGGGCTGGAGCAGCTCGTAGCTTTTGAGGAAATCGAGGGAGAGCTGGGAAAACGGGATCTCCGCATCGTAGATGAGGCGTGGGCTGCGCTCTTCCTCGGTGGTGCTGGCCAGCACATACTCGGCGAGGTTCGTACGGAAACGATTCATGTTTTCCTCATGGATGGAGAGTCCGGCGGCCATCGCATGCCCGCCACCGGCGATCAGATCGCTTTGGCAGGCACGGATCGCATTGACCAGCGAGACTCCCTCGATGCTCCTGCCCGATCCCTTGCCTATCCCCTCGCCGTCGATGGCGATGACGAAGGTGGGCTTGTGGTATTGGCGCATCAGGCGGGAGGCGACGATGCCGACCACGCCGTGGTGCCAGTCGCGCGAGCCGATCACAATGACGGGATCCTTCGCCGGATCGAAGCCGCCGGAAAGCTGCTCGACGGCTTCCTTGCGGATCAGGCTTTCGTGCTCCTGCCGCTGGCGGTTGTAGGCATCGAGTTTTTCCGCAAGCTCCCCGGCGGTCACCCGGCAATCGGTGTTCAGGGTTGCCAGAGCATCCTCGGGGAAATCCATGCGCCCCGCCGCATTGATGCGCGGGCCGATGCGGAACCCGACGTCCATGGATGTAGCCTTGCCGTTCATTCCGGTGATATCCTGGAGTGCGCGCAGGCCGGGGTTGAGGGTGGAGGGAAGCGCTTTGAGGCCGTGGCGGACGAGCAGCCGGTTTTCGCCGACAAGCGGGACGATGTCGGCGATGGTTGCCACCGCGACGAGATCGAGAAGGTCTTTGAGATCCAGGTCGGCGGGTCTGGTTTTGAGGAGCGCATGGCCGATTTTGAAGACCACCCCGGCGGCGCAGAGATAGGTGAAGTCAGTGCCGCATTTCGGGTTCACCAGTGCGCAGCAATCCGGCCTTCCGGCAGGATCCGGCTCGTGATGATCCGCAATGACGACATCGATCCCCATTTCCCGCAGGTGGGCGACTTCCTTGACGGAGACCGTGCCGCAATCGACGGAGATGAGCAGATCCGGCTTGGTGCCTTCGGAGAGGCAACGGTCTATGGCTGCAAAACTAAGGCCGTATCCCTCTGCGCCTCGGCGTGGGATGAAAGGCCTGGGCTTGAGTCCGTATGCCTGGAGGATTTTCGTCATCAAGGTGATCGCGGAAACGCCATCGACATCGTAGTCGCCGTAGATGCAGACATTTTCCCTGGCATCGATTGCCTTGAGGATGCGTTCCACGGCGGGCTGCATGTCGGGCATGAGGAAGGGATCGCTGAGATCCCTGAGCTTCGGATGGAGAAAGGTTTCGATCTCATCCTCCGGGACCCCTCGCTGGTTCACGAGGTGCCGCAGGATCGCGGGGAAATCATTTTCATCCGCGCGCGAGCCCGGATCGAAGGGCTCGCCGCGTAGGATCCATCGGAAAGCCGTTGCACGCATACTGTTGCGGGGAGCTTGCACCCCGCAGCCCGACGAGACAAGGGCGGAAAGAAATCAGCCTTTCAGCGAGACCAGCTCATCGGTGTGGATGGTCTGGCGGGCGCGGTAGAGGGCGACGATGATGGCGAGCCCCACGGCGACCTCGGCGGCCGCGACGGTGATGACGAAGAAGACCAGCATCTGGCCGTTGTAGTCGGGCAGGCCGTTATCGGCGACATTGAAACGGGAGAAGGCCACCAGCGTCAGGTTCGCGGCGGAGAGCATAAGCTCCAGGCACATGAAGACGATGATGATGTTGCGGCGTAGCACGACCCCGGCGAGGCCGATGGAAAACAGCAGGCCGGAGACGAGGAGATAGTCGTTTAGGGAGGGCATGTCTCAGTTTGTTTGCCGTTTCGAGAGGACGACGACGCCGACGGTGGCGACGAGGAGCAGGACTCCGAGGATCTGGAGCGGGAGGTTGTATTCCGTGAAGAGGGTGTGGCCGATCAAGTGGACGTCGGGGAGGTTTCCGCCTTCGAGGGATTGGTTGATCTTGGTGCCCTTTGGGAAAGAATCGGCGGCGGCGGCGAGGGAGGCCTTGTCGAGCGCGGGTGCGATCTGGTTCGGCAGCTTGTTGGAAAGCACCCCGACGAGCTGGATGAAGAAAGCGCCCACCAGCACCAGGCCGGCGGCGAGCGGGGCCAAGCTTTCCGAGCGTTTCTTCTCATCCTTGAGGTCGAGCAGCATGATGATGAAAAGGAACAGCACCATGATCGCGCCGGAATAGACGAGGATCTGGATCACGCCGACGAAGAAGGCGGAGAGGCCGATGAAAAGGGCGGCGAGGCCGACGAAGGAGGTCACCATCGCGAGTGCACTGGAGACCGGATTGCGGAAGGCGATCACCGCGCATGCGCCAATGAGCATGATCGTGGAGAAGAGCCAAAATAAATATGAGGGCATTGGATGATTGGAGATTGGATATTGGGTTATGACGCCGGTGGGATGATGGGCTTGTCGCTGGGCTTGGCAGAGCGTTTGAGCCATGACATGTAACCGTTGAGAATTCGGAGCGTCTTGTTGAAATTTTCCCGTCCTGCTTGGTAAAGCTCATCTTCAATCAGGGAATCGTCATGACAGGTGATGAACTGATCCAAAACCTCGTTGAGCGAGCCTCTTGCCTGAGAGCAGAAACGATAGTTGTCCAGAAAGTGAAAGCGCCCGTGACCTTCGGCAATGTTGTGGGTGACGGAACGGGAAGCACGTTTGATCTGGTCACAAAGGCTGAACTCCCTCGATTTGATCAAAAGTGGGGCAATCTTTCGGAACACGAAAATCCTGAGCTCACGGCCTGCTTTCCAAGCCTCCAGTTCTTCAAACGTTCGTGTGGTTTCCTCGTCCATCCTCAATTATCAAATCTCCAATTCCCAATGTCCCTTACTTTAGTTCATTCCACTTGTTGACGAGTCCGACGCGGACGCCGCCGATTTCGTAGAGCTTCTTTTTGTTGTGAACCATGTCCTTGCGGGAGGTTCCGGTGATGAGGTAGTCCTTGCGGAGGTAGATGGCCTGCTCGGGGCAGACTTCCTCGCACATGCCGCAGT comes from Akkermansiaceae bacterium and encodes:
- a CDS encoding YicC family protein encodes the protein MQSMTGFGRGTHSTDEWTASVEASSINRKQAEIVVNLPRALQTLESSVRQAILPHISRGRVQLAIKLEKPEGAVSDQIRISPALARSFESAFSDLSLIIGRQLLPTPTDFLRQPGILEIGESDAIDHEQAWEAISPALGQAIANLNSMRAAEGKHLQEDFLARLGQLMAFTQTIAGHAPSRPARQRELLLKRLSDLGLPLEMDDERLVREIALFADRCDISEELTRLHSHFAKFHEYLHSTEPSGRSLDFLCQELFREFNTIGSKANDALIAQTVVEAKTELEKLREQIQNIE
- a CDS encoding four helix bundle protein; amino-acid sequence: MDEETTRTFEELEAWKAGRELRIFVFRKIAPLLIKSREFSLCDQIKRASRSVTHNIAEGHGRFHFLDNYRFCSQARGSLNEVLDQFITCHDDSLIEDELYQAGRENFNKTLRILNGYMSWLKRSAKPSDKPIIPPAS
- the radC gene encoding DNA repair protein RadC, producing MSLLNESGDHDLPREKIDKYGVASLSNEELMAIFLGSGHKGRNVIQVAGDLLEKYGGLQELRRLPVSEYMNNKGIGLAKACKLAAAFELGSRLSREKIKSLPLDSPDLIYDHFAHQLGNLPNENAVVVTVNSRLEHTSTTTVSIGTVNETTAHPREIMRPVISRNAYGFILIHNHPSGDPSPSRADHRITEGLVKAAEIMQIKLIDHLIIGRPAPGRSAFFSFRAAGVIP
- the nuoK gene encoding NADH-quinone oxidoreductase subunit NuoK; translation: MPSLNDYLLVSGLLFSIGLAGVVLRRNIIIVFMCLELMLSAANLTLVAFSRFNVADNGLPDYNGQMLVFFVITVAAAEVAVGLAIIVALYRARQTIHTDELVSLKG
- a CDS encoding NADH-quinone oxidoreductase subunit J, producing MPSYLFWLFSTIMLIGACAVIAFRNPVSSALAMVTSFVGLAALFIGLSAFFVGVIQILVYSGAIMVLFLFIIMLLDLKDEKKRSESLAPLAAGLVLVGAFFIQLVGVLSNKLPNQIAPALDKASLAAAADSFPKGTKINQSLEGGNLPDVHLIGHTLFTEYNLPLQILGVLLLVATVGVVVLSKRQTN
- the recJ gene encoding single-stranded-DNA-specific exonuclease RecJ; the protein is MRATAFRWILRGEPFDPGSRADENDFPAILRHLVNQRGVPEDEIETFLHPKLRDLSDPFLMPDMQPAVERILKAIDARENVCIYGDYDVDGVSAITLMTKILQAYGLKPRPFIPRRGAEGYGLSFAAIDRCLSEGTKPDLLISVDCGTVSVKEVAHLREMGIDVVIADHHEPDPAGRPDCCALVNPKCGTDFTYLCAAGVVFKIGHALLKTRPADLDLKDLLDLVAVATIADIVPLVGENRLLVRHGLKALPSTLNPGLRALQDITGMNGKATSMDVGFRIGPRINAAGRMDFPEDALATLNTDCRVTAGELAEKLDAYNRQRQEHESLIRKEAVEQLSGGFDPAKDPVIVIGSRDWHHGVVGIVASRLMRQYHKPTFVIAIDGEGIGKGSGRSIEGVSLVNAIRACQSDLIAGGGHAMAAGLSIHEENMNRFRTNLAEYVLASTTEEERSPRLIYDAEIPFSQLSLDFLKSYELLQPFGNANPQPVFVSRNVELSRPPFHMKNKHLRLTLRQGYHEQDAVFFGGGEHALPDPPWDIAFTIDRNTFRGKTTLQIIMQGVMAATGA
- a CDS encoding MBL fold metallo-hydrolase — encoded protein: MKISSYTGGMAQTNGYLVETPDGNFLVDAPEGISGWLDEKGVRIDALYLTHQHYDHVEDVALVRAKGAKVHAWAHYSKDLTLELLGAPWIPAVEPYQVDGLIPEGVGRYFGADDVRAAHVPGHSPDSVILYLPGAGVVFAGDALFAGSVGRCDLPGGSFELLLSGIRRELLTLPDETKVLPGHGGATTIGREKAGNGFLK